From a region of the Saccharomyces paradoxus chromosome IV, complete sequence genome:
- the MRX19 gene encoding Mrx19p (Protein that may form an active mitochondrial KHE system~similar to YDL183C), protein MIPSIFIAPRSISATSRLCYGLRAYSTKLEKASLQKYLRDPVKVTVIPITDKESFVYYKHSDNLFNSQSRILKTEKWIVEKSVKLWRKLKKSPKSYNKKIVSMVQSLLNSTPWSENSLLTIPSESYILKRIKGETDKAQEIRLTLKDYTVKAEKVDTQPLHVYYPSGISNPEDCLKQMKKLYQEGLAYHKKWTLYCLLGLPLTIPLILIPLIPNVPGFYLSYRAYVNIKAYLGAKHLKSLLESSKQTLEFRELLGYAEVYKRGNSSCTRGIQEGSNGAPELLLNKKTLPLILDFLKVHELEGDLNKVILQKSKSHGENNS, encoded by the coding sequence ATGATACCTTCGATCTTTATAGCACCAAGAAGCATTAGTGCCACTTCTCGACTGTGCTATGGACTGAGGGCGTATTCAAcaaaacttgaaaaggCTTCACTCCAAAAATATCTGCGTGATCCTGTTAAAGTGACTGTGATACCAATAACGGACAAAGAATCATTCGTTTACTATAAACATTCCGATAACCTTTTTAATAGCCAGTCTAGAATACTAAAAACAGAAAAGTGGATTGTTGAGAAATCAGTGAAGCTTTGGAGAAAACTGAAAAAGTCTCCTAAATCgtataataaaaaaatagtgTCCATGGTCCAATCTTTGCTAAATAGTACGCCGTGGTCAGAAAATAGTTTGTTAACCATACCAAGTGAAAGctatattttgaagagaaTTAAGGGCGAGACGGATAAGGCGCAAGAGATTCGACTTACCTTGAAAGATTATACAGtaaaagcagaaaaagtTGATACTCAACCCTTACATGTTTATTATCCCTCTGGAATCTCTAATCCGGAAGACTGTTTGaagcaaatgaaaaagcTCTACCAAGAAGGCTTAGCTTATCACAAAAAATGGACTTTATATTGCCTTTTAGGTCTCCCGCTAACCATTCCTTTAATTTTAATACCCCTTATACCAAACGTTCCTGGGTTTTACCTATCTTACAGAGCTTATGTTAATATCAAGGCTTATCTTGGTGCCAAGCATTTGAAAAGCCTATTGGAAAGTTCAAAACAAACCTTAGAATTCAGAGAATTGTTGGGATATGCAGAAGTATATAAACGTGGGAACAGCAGCTGTACGCGGGGCATACAAGAAGGGTCAAATGGTGCACCAGAATTACTACTtaacaagaaaactctTCCTTTGATTTTAGATTTCTTAAAGGTTCACGAACTGGAAGGCGACTTGAACAAGGtcattcttcaaaaatcGAAATCTCATGGGGAAAACAATAGTTAA
- the VMA1 gene encoding H(+)-transporting V1 sector ATPase subunit A: protein MAGAIENARKEIKRISLEDHAESEYGAIYSVSGPVVIAENMIGCAMYELVKVGHDNLVGEVIRIDGDKATIQVYEETAGLTVGDPVLRTGKPLSVELGPGLMETIYDGIQRPLKAIKEESQSIYIPRGIDTPSLDRTIKWQFTPGKFQVGDHISGGDIYGSVFENSLISSHKILLPPRSRGTITWIAPAGEYTLDEKILEVEFDGKKSDFTLYHTWPVRVPRPVTEKLSADYPLLTGQRVLDALFPCVQGGTTCIPGAFGCGKTVISQSLSKYSNSDAIIYVGCGERGNEMAEVLMEFPELYTEMSGTKEPIMKRTTLVANTSNMPVAAREASIYTGITLAEYFRDQGKNVSMIADSSSRWAEALREISGRLGEMPADQGFPAYLGAKLASFYERAGKAVALGSPDRTGSVSIVAAVSPAGGDFSDPVTTATLGITQVFWGLDKKLAQRKHFPSINTSVSYSKYTNVLNKFYDSNYPEFPVLRDRMKEILSNAEELEQVVQLVGKSALSDSDKITLDVATLIKEDFLQQNGYSSYDAFCPIWKTFDMMRAFISYHDEAQKAVANGANWSKLADSTGDVKHAVSSSKFFEPSKGEKEVHGEFEKLLSTMQERFAESTD, encoded by the coding sequence atggCTGGTGCAATTGAAAACGCTCGtaaggaaataaaaagaatctCATTAGAAGACCATGCTGAATCTGAATATGGTGCCATCTATTCTGTCTCTGGTCCGGTCGTCATTGCAGAAAATATGATTGGTTGTGCCATGTACGAATTGGTCAAGGTTGGTCACGATAACCTGGTGGGTGAAGTCATTAGAATTGACGGTGACAAAGCCACCATCCAAGTTTATGAAGAAACTGCAGGCCTTACGGTCGGTGACCCTGTTTTGAGAACAGGTAAGCCTCTGTCGGTAGAATTGGGTCCCGGTCTGATGGAAACCATTTACGATGGTATTCAAAGACCCTTGAAAGCCATTAAGGAAGAATCGCAATCGATTTATATCCCAAGAGGTATTGACACTCCATCTTTGGATAGAACTATCAAGTGGCAATTTACTCCAGGGAAGTTTCAAGTCGGTGACCACATTTCCGGTGGTGATATTTACGGTTccgtttttgaaaattcgCTAATTTCAAGCCATAAGATTCTTTTACCACCAAGATCTAGAGGTACAATTACTTGGATTGCTCCAGCTGGTGAGTACACCTTGGATGAGAAGATTTTGGAAGTCGAGTTTGACGGCAAGAAGTCTGACTTTACTCTTTACCATACTTGGCCTGTTCGTGTTCCCAGACCGGTTACTGAAAAATTGTCTGCTGACTATCCTTTGTTAACAGGCCAAAGAGTTTTAGATGCTTTGTTTCCTTGTGTTCAAGGTGGTACGACATGTATTCCAGGTGCTTTTGGTTGTGGTAAGACAGTTATCTCTCAATCTTTGTCCAAATACTCTAATTCTGACGCCATTATCTATGTCGGGTGCGGAGAAAGAGGTAACGAGATGGCTGAAGTCTTGATGGAGTTCCCAGAGTTATATACTGAAATGAGTGGTACTAAAGAACCAATTATGAAGCGTACTACTTTGGTCGCTAATACATCTAACATGCCTGTCGCAGCCAGAGAAGCTTCTATTTACACTGGTATCACACTTGCAGAATACTTCAGAGATCAAGGTAAGAATGTCTCTATGATTGcagattcttcttcaagatGGGCTGAAGCTTTGAGAGAAATTTCTGGTCGTTTGGGTGAAATGCCTGCTGACCAAGGTTTCCCAGCCTATTTGGGTGCTAAGTTGGCCTCCTTTTACGAAAGAGCTGGTAAAGCTGTTGCTTTGGGTTCCCCAGATCGTACTGGTTCCGTTTCCATCGTTGCTGCCGTTTCGCCAGCCGGTGGTGATTTCTCAGATCCTGTTACTACAGCTACATTGGGTATCACTCAAGTCTTTTGGGGTTTGGACAAGAAGTTGGCTCAAAGAAAGCATTTCCCATCTATCAACACATCTGTCTCTTACTCCAAATACACCAATGTCTTAAACAAGTTTTATGATTCCAATTATCCTGAATTTCCTGTTTTGAGAGATCGTATGAAGGAAATTCTATCAAACGCTGAAGAATTAGAACAAGTTGTCCAATTGGTTGGTAAATCAGCCTTGTCTGACAGTGATAAGATTACTTTGGATGTTGCTACTTTAATCAAGGAGGATTTCCTACAACAAAATGGTTACTCCTCTTACGATGCTTTCTGCCCAATTTGGAAGACATTTGATATGATGAGAGCATTCATCTCATATCATGACGAAGCTCAAAAAGCTGTCGCTAATGGTGCCAACTGGTCAAAACTAGCTGACTCTACTGGTGATGTTAAGCATGCCGTTTCTTcatctaaattttttgaaccaaGCAAGGGTGAAAAGGAAGTCCATGGCGAATTCGAGAAATTGTTGAGCACTATGCAAGAAAGATTTGCTGAATCTACCGATTAA
- a CDS encoding uncharacterized protein (similar to YDL186W): protein MQRNTGIEDCLDEDDITFPSFSPEADAQNRFLPRSEFPSVRQLVISKQKSRRRREENVFVGKMEDVLVKWRPPASSHRGAIEAINGTHPYQLSTAQFNSKRPDPFGSTKRDESVRSIIESFTDWWKRNSKIFFHDEEEGVQAEHSAGQHDRELQLFEEDLFSFHLSPNDMSTRNSEHQVQTPVLFPYETPTRTKQNLAERETIDIGDGEELSIYRDVYSNPIPVSYLDTLNLNHSMSLRQTQQQQQQQQQQQHVESSSAFQCCTDSNWARIFLCQND, encoded by the coding sequence atgcaGCGCAACACAGGTATAGAAGATTGCTTGGATGAGGATGACATAACCTTCCCTTCCTTCAGCCCTGAAGCGGACGCTCAAAACAGATTCTTGCCAAGAAGCGAGTTCCCCTCGGTGAGGCAACTCGTAATTTCCAAACAGAAGAGCAGACGAAGAAGGGAGGAAAATGTGTTCGTGGGAAAAATGGAGGACGTGCTTGTAAAATGGAGGCCGCCCGCATCTTCACATCGTGGCGCAATTGAAGCTATTAATGGCACGCATCCATATCAGCTTAGCACAGCACAGTTCAACTCGAAAAGACCGGACCCATTCGGCTCAACAAAGAGGGATGAATCCGTACGTTCCATCATAGAATCGTTTACCGATTGGTGGAAGCGCAATtccaaaatattctttcatGACGAGGAGGAAGGCGTACAAGCTGAACACAGCGCAGGTCAGCATGATCGAGAATTACAGCTTTTCGAAGAAGACCTCTTCTCATTTCACCTGAGCCCAAACGATATGTCAACCAGGAATAGCGAACATCAAGTGCAGACACCGGTGCTTTTCCCATACGAAACGCCTACgagaacaaaacaaaacctTGCAGAAAGGGAAACCATAGATATCGGGGACGGTGAGGAACTCTCTATCTATAGAGACGTTTATTCCAACCCTATCCCCGTCAGCTATTTAGATACCTTAAACTTGAATCACTCCATGTCTTTACGGCAAacacaacagcaacaacaacagcagcagcagcagcagcacGTAGAATCCTCATCGGCATTCCAATGCTGTACAGATTCGAACTGGGCCAGGATATTTCTTTGCCAAAATGATTAG